In Myxococcales bacterium, a single genomic region encodes these proteins:
- a CDS encoding DEAD/DEAH box helicase has product MPAPPWKTPRGLDPVLDHWLKSKTVRPCFNADEVVPGCESDERPMPEGLPPAIAAALGQRGIQALYSHQAQAFDAATRGRSFVVSTPTASGKSLCFHLPVLSALTADRDARALYLFPTKALARDQEASVRTLLEEASRAGGGPALGSAVVYDGDTPGDARRAARERGGIVLTNPDMLHAGILPHHASWARTMQNLKYVVVDEMHTYRGVFGSHVANVLRRLKRAAAFHGAKPTFIGATATIGNPRAHAARLFGEPESEIELIAKSGAPRGDRRFFLFNPPVVNAELGIRASYVKQAVMLTKDLVRAHVPTIVFGASRNSVEVMLRYLRDAIAPEVDPSRVMAYRGGYLPGERREIERKLREGELLAVVATNALELGIDIGDLDAVVCASYPGSVAALWQRFGRAGRRGASSIAVLVTSSAPLDQYLASDPAYLLGAPIEEARIDPDNVEVLVQHLKCAAFELPFRRGERFGELAEVETREALEFLAKHEVVHESNGTFHWATDSYPANNVSLRSIGSDNVVIVDVEHDKTIGELDWRAAHTMLHEQAIYQHDGECWQVERFDYENHKAFVRKVEPDYYTDAMTYTQIRVLEESGVGPVVQDSVGRPPWPSGFGEVSVVEKVVGYKKIKFYTHENAGYGDVRLPEMQMHTMAFWLTVPEAVIAELPFGRAAAVDALRGIGIALETSATLALMCDPRDLGTSLGDADPTTETDDDDEGRANLVPKKVTGGGPKYNPTLFLYEHVPGGTGLSERIFEERATLLARTLRLIERCPCERGCPACVGPVGPAVVPPPMAAALAEAEGAEEPSVLPKSHSRKAQALDLLRQALPTC; this is encoded by the coding sequence ATGCCCGCGCCGCCCTGGAAAACGCCACGTGGCCTCGACCCGGTGCTCGACCACTGGCTGAAGAGCAAGACCGTTCGGCCTTGCTTCAACGCTGACGAGGTCGTGCCCGGCTGCGAGTCCGACGAGCGGCCCATGCCTGAAGGCCTGCCCCCGGCCATCGCAGCGGCGCTCGGTCAGCGCGGGATTCAAGCGCTCTACTCGCATCAGGCCCAAGCCTTTGACGCCGCCACGCGGGGGCGTTCCTTCGTGGTGTCGACGCCGACGGCGAGCGGCAAGAGCCTCTGCTTCCATCTGCCCGTGCTCTCGGCGCTCACCGCCGATCGCGACGCCCGCGCGCTGTACCTGTTCCCAACCAAGGCGTTGGCCCGCGATCAGGAGGCCAGCGTTCGCACGCTCCTGGAAGAGGCGAGCCGCGCCGGGGGTGGTCCAGCCCTCGGCTCCGCCGTCGTCTACGACGGCGACACGCCCGGCGACGCGAGGCGCGCGGCCCGCGAGCGCGGCGGCATCGTCCTCACGAACCCCGACATGCTCCACGCAGGGATCTTGCCGCATCACGCGAGCTGGGCCCGCACGATGCAGAACCTGAAATACGTCGTCGTCGATGAGATGCACACGTACCGCGGCGTCTTCGGCTCCCACGTCGCCAACGTGCTCCGGCGACTGAAGCGTGCCGCGGCCTTCCACGGTGCGAAGCCGACGTTCATCGGCGCCACGGCGACCATCGGCAATCCGCGAGCCCACGCGGCGCGCCTCTTTGGCGAACCGGAGTCCGAGATCGAGCTCATCGCCAAGAGCGGTGCGCCACGCGGCGATCGAAGGTTTTTCTTGTTCAACCCTCCCGTCGTCAACGCAGAGCTCGGCATTCGGGCCAGCTACGTCAAGCAAGCGGTGATGCTCACCAAAGACCTCGTGCGTGCCCACGTGCCGACCATCGTCTTCGGCGCTTCGCGGAACAGCGTCGAGGTGATGTTGCGCTACCTCCGCGACGCCATCGCGCCGGAGGTCGATCCTTCGCGCGTGATGGCCTACCGTGGCGGCTACCTGCCTGGCGAAAGGCGCGAAATCGAGCGCAAGCTTCGCGAGGGCGAGCTCTTGGCCGTCGTCGCCACCAACGCCCTCGAGCTCGGCATCGACATCGGTGACCTGGACGCGGTCGTGTGCGCCAGCTACCCGGGGTCCGTGGCGGCCCTGTGGCAACGTTTTGGTCGCGCGGGCCGCCGCGGCGCGTCGAGCATCGCGGTCCTCGTAACGTCGAGCGCGCCGCTCGATCAATACCTCGCGAGCGATCCGGCGTACCTGCTGGGCGCGCCCATCGAGGAGGCGCGCATCGACCCGGACAACGTCGAGGTGCTCGTGCAGCACCTCAAGTGCGCAGCCTTCGAGCTCCCCTTCCGCCGCGGCGAACGTTTCGGCGAGCTCGCGGAAGTCGAGACGCGCGAGGCCCTCGAGTTTCTCGCGAAACACGAGGTCGTCCACGAGTCGAATGGGACATTTCATTGGGCCACCGACAGCTACCCGGCCAACAACGTCTCCTTGCGGAGCATCGGCTCGGACAACGTGGTCATCGTCGACGTCGAGCACGACAAGACCATCGGCGAGCTCGACTGGCGCGCGGCCCACACGATGCTCCACGAGCAGGCCATCTACCAACACGACGGCGAGTGCTGGCAGGTCGAACGCTTCGACTACGAGAACCACAAGGCCTTCGTGCGCAAGGTCGAGCCCGACTACTACACCGACGCGATGACCTACACGCAGATCCGCGTCCTCGAAGAGAGCGGCGTCGGCCCTGTGGTCCAAGACTCGGTGGGGCGACCTCCTTGGCCATCGGGCTTCGGCGAGGTCTCGGTCGTCGAGAAGGTCGTCGGCTACAAGAAGATCAAGTTCTACACCCATGAGAACGCCGGCTACGGCGACGTGCGATTGCCAGAGATGCAGATGCACACGATGGCGTTCTGGCTCACGGTCCCGGAGGCGGTCATCGCTGAGCTCCCGTTCGGTCGCGCCGCCGCCGTCGACGCGCTTCGCGGCATCGGCATCGCGCTCGAGACCAGCGCCACCTTGGCGCTCATGTGCGATCCGCGCGATCTCGGCACGTCGCTCGGCGACGCGGACCCCACCACGGAAACCGACGACGACGACGAGGGGCGCGCGAACCTGGTCCCCAAGAAGGTCACGGGCGGCGGGCCAAAGTACAACCCGACGCTGTTTCTGTACGAGCACGTCCCCGGGGGCACCGGCCTGTCGGAGCGCATCTTCGAAGAGCGCGCTACGCTCCTCGCTCGCACGCTGCGGCTCATCGAGCGATGCCCTTGCGAGCGAGGTTGCCCCGCCTGCGTCGGGCCGGTCGGTCCCGCCGTCGTCCCGCCGCCAATGGCGGCGGCGCTCGCCGAAGCGGAAGGCGCGGAGGAGCCCTCGGTCTTGCCGAAGTCCCACTCGCGGAAGGCACAAGCGCTCGACCTTCTGCGGCAGGCGTTGCCGACCTGCTGA